A region from the Arachis ipaensis cultivar K30076 chromosome B01, Araip1.1, whole genome shotgun sequence genome encodes:
- the LOC107611542 gene encoding uncharacterized protein LOC107611542, whose translation MDVFMKRPETTITRNKKEKLRQQNIKEACNKEAVRRVHRYIARWFYQDGIPLNPVRLKSFQEMLWAVGSFGPNLPAPTYHALRVPFLNEELEYTKDLLKGHKEQWKKYGYSITSDAWTDKRQQSIINFLVNSPAGTMLLKSIDASDYVKTGEKMFELLDGIVEEIGEQNVVQVVIDNGSNYVLAGKLLMEKRPNLFWTPCAAHCLDLMLEDIGKLPLIQKTIKSAISLVSFTYSHSSTLSMLRQFTNGKELVRHAVTRFATSFLSLERLYKEKGNLRRMFTSDEWVRNKLSREAKEREATKIVIRPSFWNHVKYTLKIMGPLIRVLRHIDGEKKPQMGYIYEAMEKAKECIKKTFSNDVRKYSEVFKIVDNRWNCQLHCPLHAAGHFLKLFYECNEWLVG comes from the coding sequence ATGGACGTGTTTATGAAAAGACCCGAAACTACCATTACAAGAAACAAAAAGGAGAAATTGAGGCAACAGAATATCAAGGAAGCATGTAATAAGGAAGCGGTTCGTAGAGTTCATCGATACATAGCCCGGTGGTTCTACCAAGATGGGATTCCATTGAATCCAGTGAGGTTGAAGAGTTTTCAAGAAATGTTGTGGGCTGTTGGAAGCTTTGGTCCTAATTTACCTGCTCCCACTTATCATGCTCTAAGGGTTCCATTCCTTAATGAGGAATTAGAATACACCAAAGACTTGTTGAAGGGTCATAAGGAACAATGGAAAAAGTATGGCTACTCTATTACGTCAGATGCTTGGACGGATAAGAGACAACAGAGCATTATCAATTTTCTTGTAAACTCTCCTGCTGGAACAATGCTTTTGAAGTCTATTGATGCCTCTGATTATGTGAAGACGGGTGAAAAAATGTTTGAGCTTCTTGATGGTATTGTTGAGGAAATTGGGGAGCAAAATGTTGTTCAAGTTGTAATTGACAACGGGAGCAACTATGTTCTAGCTGGTAAGTTGCTGATGGAGAAAAGACCGAATCTGTTTTGGACCCCGTGTGCTGCCCATTGTTTGGATTTGATGCTTGAAGACATTGGGAAGTTACCATTAATCCAAAAAACCATAAAAAGTGCCATTTCTTTGGTTAGCTTCACTTATAGCCACTCTAGCACTTTATCCATGTTGAGACAATTCACAAATGGCAAGGAATTGGTGAGGCATGCAGTCACCCGATTTGCCACTTCATTTCTCTCTTTGGAAAGGCTTTATAAGGAGAAAGGAAATCTAAGAAGAATGTTTACTTCGGATGAGTGGGTAAGGAATAAGTTGTCAAGGGAGGCAAAGGAGAGGGAAGCAACAAAGATTGTTATTAGGCCCTCCTTTTGGAATCATGTCAAGTACACCCTTAAGATCATGGGGCCTCTTATTCGGGTGCTTCGACATATTGATGGGGAGAAGAAGCCACAAATGGGTTATATATATGAAGCAATGGAGAAGGCAAAGGAATGCATCAAGAAAACATTTTCTAATGATGTGAGAAAATATTCTG